From the genome of Vicia villosa cultivar HV-30 ecotype Madison, WI linkage group LG2, Vvil1.0, whole genome shotgun sequence, one region includes:
- the LOC131652905 gene encoding glucan endo-1,3-beta-D-glucosidase ARB_01444-like has product MSSPYPFPMTDPSTTVIPDPSNFFSPKLLSAPLPTNSFFQNFVLDNGDQPEYFHPYLIKSSNSSLSVSYPSLSITPSAISQVFSADLTITSSTKTSNEKDHIISSFSDLSVTLDIPSSNLTFFLVRGSPFLTFSVTQPTPLSITTIHSINSFSSNEKFTKYTFKFDNGQTWLLYASLPIKLTHGLSDITSKAFSGIIRIALLTDSNSENEDVLDMFSTCYPVSGDASFKEPYTMEYKWEKKGSGNDLLILAHPLHIQLLQSNGTDHNVVVLDDFKYKSIDGDLVGVVGDSWLLDADSVDVTWLSTNGVKKEFHDEIVSSLLKDVEGLDSSTITAKDSYSYGKLIGRAARLALIAEEVSYLDVIPKVKKFLKETIEPWLDGTLNGNGFLQDDKWGGIVTKQGSVDSNADSGFGIYNDHLDHLGYFLYGISVLAKIDTSWGEKYKSQAYSLMKDFLNTGSGSGSGSGSGSGSDSDDDDTRLRYYDLYRGSMVSSGLVVNKDGRNHKSRSEAANGCYSAALMGLAYNDADLYILGSTLLAFGIKATQMWWHIKEGGKLYAEEFTKENRIMGFLWSNRRESGLWFAPAEFKEARLGIQLLPLLPISEALFSDVEYVKQLVEWTLPALKREGVDEGWKGFVYALQGIYDKEGALKNIRSLKSFDDGNSMTNLLWWIHSRE; this is encoded by the coding sequence ATGAGCTCTCCTTATCCCTTTCCAATGACAGATCCAAGTACCACAGTCATACCTGACCCTTCCAACTTCTTCTCTCCTAAACTACTATCCGCACCCCTCCCTACAAACTCTTTCTTCCAAAACTTTGTTCTAGACAATGGTGACCAACCTGAATATTTTCATCCTTACCTCATCAAATCATCTAACTCATCACTTTCTGTCTCATACCCTTCTCTTTCCATCACCCCTTCTGCTATATCCCAAGTTTTCAGTGCTGATCTTACCATCACTTCCTCTACAAAAACTTCCAATGAAAAAGACCATATAATATCTTCTTTTAGTGATCTTAGTGTCACCTTGGATATCCCTTCTTCTAATCTCACCTTCTTCCTTGTAAGAGGAAGTCCCTTTTTAACTTTTTCTGTCACACAACCAACACCTCTTTCTATCACTACTATTCATTCCATTAACTCCttttcttcaaatgaaaaatttaCTAAATACACTTTTAAGTTTGACAATGGTCAAACATGGCTCTTATACGCTTCCTTGCCGATCAAGTTAACTCATGGCCTTTCTGATATCACTTCTAAGGCCTTTTCCGGCATAATTCGGATCGCTTTGTTGACGGATTCAAACTCCGAAAACGAAGATGTTCTTGACATGTTTAGTACTTGTTATCCCGTGTCTGGTGACGCTTCGTTCAAAGAACCATATACTATGGAGTATAAGTGGGAGAAGAAAGGTTCAGGTAATGATTTGTTGATATTAGCTCATCCTCTTCATATTCAGCTACTTCAGTCTAATGGTACCGACCACAATGTCGTTGTTCTCGATGATTTTAAGTATAAAAGCATTGATGGAGACCTTGTCGGTGTTGTTGGTGATTCATGGCTTTTAGATGCTGATTCTGTTGATGTTACATGGCTTTCAACCAATGGTGTGAAAAAAGAGTTTCATGATGAAATTGTTTCGTCACTTTTGAAAGATGTGGAGGGTCTAGACTCATCAACAATAACAGCAAAAGATTCTTACTCTTATGGTAAGTTGATTGGAAGAGCGGCAAGGCTTGCATTGATAGCAGAAGAAGTTTCTTACTTAGATGTGATTCCAAAGGTTAAGAAGTTTTTGAAGGAAACCATTGAGCCTTGGTTAGATGGAACTTTAAACGGGAATGGATTTCTACAAGATGATAAATGGGGTGGCATAGTTACCAAACAAGGTTCTGTTGATTCTAATGCTGATTCCGGTTTCGGAATTTATAATGATCACCTTGATCATTTGGGATACTTCCTTTATGGAATTTCAGTTCTTGCTAAGATTGACACTTCATGGGGTGAAAAATATAAGTCTCAGGCCTATTCACTTATGAAAGATTTTCTCAACACGGGGTCGGGATCGGGCTCAGGATCGGGATCAggatcaggatcagactctgacgACGACGACACGCGTTTAAGATATTATGATCTTTATAGAGGCAGCATGGTGAGTTCAGGGTTAGTAGTGAATAAAGATGGAAGAAACCATAAGAGCAGAAGTGAAGCTGCAAATGGATGTTATTCAGCAGCATTGATGGGATTGGCATACAATGATGCAGATCTTTATATCCTCGGATCGACACTTTTAGCATTTGGAATCAAAGCAACTCAAATGTGGTGGCATATAAAAGAAGGAGGGAAACTATATGCAGAAGAATTTACAAAAGAGAACAGGATCATGGGATTTCTATGGTCCAACAGAAGAGAAAGTGGACTTTGGTTTGCACCGGCCGAGTTTAAAGAAGCTAGGCTTGGAATTCAATTGCTACCATTGTTGCCTATTTCGGAAGCTTTGTTTTCGGATGTTGAATATGTGAAGCAACTTGTTGAATGGACATTGCCAGCTTTGAAAAGAGAAGGTGTTGATGAAGGATGGAAAGGGTTTGTATATGCTTTACAAGGAATTTATGATAAGGAAGGTGCATTGAAGAATATAAGAAGTTTGAAGAGTTTTGATGATGGAAACTCAATGACTAATCTATTATGGTGGATTCATAGTAGAGAATGA
- the LOC131652904 gene encoding glucan endo-1,3-beta-D-glucosidase 1-like — MFITITTITTIQTLTTILSTTMSNTKNNTSFLFPQTQSTVLPDPSKFFSPNLLSTPLPTNSFFQNFALKNGDRPEYIHPYLIKSSNSSLSVSYPFHHFNSAFIYQVFNADLTITSIEQKANQNSNENHIISSYSDLSVTLDIPSTNMSFFLVRGSPFLTVSVTKRTPLSISTIHAIISFSSNDNLTKFTFRLNNDQTWILYASSPIKLSHELSEITSEAFSGLIRIALLPDYDSKNEAVLDRFSSCYPLSGDAMLKENNCVEYKFEKKGSGDLLMLAHPLHLQLLSMNDSNVTVLNDFKYKSIDGELVGVVGDLWLLKTDHVSVTWHSSKGVKEESHDEIVSALMKDVEGLKSSPIATSSSYFYGKLIARAARLALIAEEVNYLDAIPTVKKFLKESIEPWLDGTFNGNGFLYDKKWGGIITKQGSTDTGADFGFGIYNDHHYHLGYFLYGIAVLAKIDSVWGKKYKSQAYSLLEDFMNLSIKSNTNYTRLRCFDLYKLHSWAGGLTEFADGRNQESTSEAVNAYYSAGLIGMAYDDAELVANATTVTSLEILGAKMWWHVKEGENLYEEDFTKENRMMGVLWSNKRDSGLWFAPPAWRECRLGIQLLPLLPISEAVFSNADYVKELVEWTLPALNRESVEEGWKGFVYALQGVCDNESGLKNIRSLNGFDDGNSLTNLLWWIHSRSDKE; from the coding sequence ATGTTCATCACCATTACTACAATAACCACAATTCAAACACTCACAACTATCCTATCAACTACAATGTCTAACACCAAAAACAACACATCTTTTCTATTCCCACAAACTCAATCCACTGTTCTCCCTGACCCCTCCAAATTCTTCTCTCCAAATCTTCTATCCACACCCCTCCCTACTAACTCTTTCTTCCAAAACTTTGCTCTCAAAAATGGTGATCGACCTGAATACATCCACCCTTACCTCATCAAATCCTCTAACTCATCACTTTCTGTTTCGTACCCTTTTCATCACTTTAACTCAGCTTTCATATACCAAGTTTTCAATGCTGATCTCACCATAACTTCTATTGAACAGAAAGCCAATCAAAATTCCAATGAAAATCACATAATATCTTCCTATAGTGATCTCAGTGTTACCTTGGATATTCCTTCTACAAACATGAGTTTCTTCTTGGTTAGAGGAAGTCCCTTTTTGACTGTTTCTGTAACAAAACGGACCCCTCTTTCTATTTCCACCATTCATGCcattatttctttctcttcaaatgaCAACCTTACAAAATTCACCTTTCGCCTTAACAATGATCAAACATGGATTCTATACGCTTCCTCGCCAATCAAGTTGAGTCATGAACTTTCTGAGATCACTTCCGAAGCGTTTTCCGGTCTAATTCGGATCGCTTTGTTGCCAGATTACGATTCTAAAAATGAGGCTGTTCTTGACAGGTTTAGTTCTTGTTACCCTTTATCAGGTGATGCTATGCTCAAAGAAAATAATTGTGTTGAGTATAAGTTTGAGAAGAAAGGTTCAGGTGATTTGCTGATGTTAGCacatcctcttcatcttcaacttttGTCAATGAATGATTCTAATGTTACTGTTTTGAATGATTTTAAGTATAAAAGCATTGATGGTGAGCTTGTTGGTGTTGTTGGTGATTTATGGCTTTTGAAAACCGATCATGTTTCTGTAACTTGGCACTCAAGCAAGGGTGTGAAAGAAGAATCTCATGATGAAATTGTTTCAGCTCTTATGAAAGATGTTGAAGGTCTAAAGTCATCACCAATAGCAACATCATCATCTTATTTTTATGGAAAATTGATAGCAAGGGCTGCAAGGTTAGCATTAATAGCTGAAGAGGTGAATTACCTTGATGCAATTCCAACTGTGAAGAAGTTTTTGAAGGAATCCATTGAGCCATGGCTAGATGGAACTTTTAATGGAAATGGATTTCTCTATGATAAAAAATGGGGAGGTATTATAACCAAACAAGGCTCTACTGATACCGGTGCTGATTTCGGGTTCGGTATATACaatgatcatcattatcatttagGATACTTTCTCTATGGAATTGCAGTGCTTGCTAAGATTGATTCAGTTTGGGGAAAGAAGTATAAGTCTCAAGCCTATTCATTACTGGAAGATTTTATGAACTTGAGTATAAAATCGAACACGAATTATACACGTTTGAGGTGTTTCGATCTCTATAAGTTGCATTCATGGGCCGGAGGGCTAACCGAGTTTGCAGATGGAAGAAATCAAGAGAGTACTAGTGAAGCTGTGAATGCGTACTATTCTGCAGGGCTGATCGGTATGGCATATGACGATGCAGAACTCGTAGCGAATGCAACGACAGTTACATCATTGGAAATTCTTGGTGCTAAAATGTGGTGGCATGTGAAAGAAGGAGAGAATCTCTATGAAGAAGATTTCACAAAAGAGAATAGGATGATGGGAGTTTTGTGGTCAAATAAGAGAGACAGTGGATTGTGGTTTGCTCCTCCTGCTTGGAGAGAATGTAGGCTTGGGATTCAACTCTTGCCATTGCTTCCAATTTCGGAAGCTGTGTTTTCAAATGCTGATTATGTGAAGGAGCTTGTGGAGTGGACATTACCTGCTTTGAATAGGGAAAGTGTTGAAGAAGGATGGAAAGGTTTTGTGTATGCATTGCAAGGAGTTTGTGATAATGAAAGTGGATTGAAGAATATAAGAAGCTTGAATGGATTTGATGATGGAAATTCATTGACTAATCTCTTATGGTGGATTCATAGCAGAAGTGATAAAGAATAG
- the LOC131652906 gene encoding glucan endo-1,3-beta-D-glucosidase 1-like: MMKKLKHRLNTTLSIRGLKKPKSSKSKPYKTYETETSSTQQPPQLTPPFQSPPPFQSPSSTMHHQIIKNKPFQFPQTHSSVLPDPSNFFSPNLLSTPLPTNSFFQNFVLKNGDQPEYIHPYLIKSSNSSLSLSYPSRFFNSSFIYQVFNPDLTISSIEKTDLYSNSNHKISSYNDLSVTLDIPSSNLRFFLVRGSPFLTFSVTQPTPLSITTIHAILSFTSNDSLTKHTFSFNNGQTWILYASSPIRLSHGVSDITSEAFSGIIRIALLPDSDLRHEDILDRFSSCYPLCGDAVFAKPFCVEYRWENRGWGDLLLLAHPLHLQLLSENGYNNVTVLNDFKYKSIDGDLVGVVGDSWILKTDPVSVTWHSTKGVKEESHDEIVSVLLRDVEDLNASAIATKSSYFYGKLIARAARLALIAEEVCFLDVIPKIRKFLKETIEPWLDGTFNGNGFLYDKKWGGIITKQGSTDTGADFGFGIYNDHHYHLGYFLYGIAVLAKIDPIWGRKYKPQAYSLMADFMTLSRNPNSSYARLRCFDLFKLHSWAGGLTEFGDGRNQESTSEAVNAYYSAALMGLAYGDTHLVAVGSTLTSLEIHAAQTWWHVKSGDNVYDEDFEKENKVVGVLWANKRDSGLWFAPAAWKECRLGIQLLPLLPISEILFSNVDFVRELVEWTLPALTREGVGEGWKGFVYALQGIYDNESGLQKIRSLNGFDDGNSLTNLLWWIHSRGNEDEEFGHHGKHCWFGHYCH; this comes from the coding sequence atgatgaaaaaacTAAAACACAGATTAAACACAACCCTTAGCATAAGAGGATTGAAAAAACCAAAATCCTCCAAATCCAAACCCTATAAAACCTATGAAACCGAAACCTCATCAACACAACAACCACCACAATTAACACCACCATTCCAATCACCACCACCATTTCAATCACCATCTTCAACAATGCATCATCAAATCATCAAAAACAAACCTTTTCAATTCCCACAGACTCATTCATCTGTTCTCCCTGACCCCTCCAATTTCTTCTCTCCAAATCTGCTATCCACACCCCTCCCCACAAACTCTTTCTTCCAAAACTTTGTTCTCAAAAATGGTGACCAACCTgaatacattcatccatatctcatcaaatcatcaaattcatcacttTCTCTTTCATACCCTTCTCGTTTCTTCAACTCTTCTTTCATATACCAGGTTTTCAACCCTGATCTAACTATCTCCTCCATAGAAAAAACTGATCTTTATTCAAATTCCAATCATAAAATCTCTTCTTACAATGATCTCAGTGTTACTTTGGATATTCCTTCTTCAAATCTGCGTTTTTTTCTTGTCAGGGGAAGTCCCTTTTTGACTTTCTCTGTAACACAACCAACCCCTCTTTCAATCACTACAATCCATGCCATTCTCTCTTTTACTTCCAATGATTCTCTTACGAAACACACTTTCAGCTTTAACAATGGTCAAACATGGATTCTGTATGCTTCTTCACCTATCAGGTTGAGTCATGGTGTTTCTGATATCACTTCTGAAGCATTTTCTGGCATAATTCGGATTGCTTTGTTGCCTGATTCTGATTTGAGGCATGAGGATATTCTTGACAGGTTTAGTTCTTGTTACCCTCTGTGTGGTGATGCTGTATTTGCAAAACCATTTTGTGTTGAGTATAGATGGGAGAATAGAGGTTGGGGTGATTTGTTATTGCTAGCACACCCTCTTCATCTTCAGCTTTTATCTGAGAATGGTTATAATAATGTTACTGTTTTGAATGATTTTAAGTATAAAAGCATTGATGGAGACCTTGTTGGTGTTGTTGGTGATTCATGGATTTTGAAAACTGATCCTGTTTCTGTAACTTGGCATTCTACCAAGGGTGTTAAAGAAGAATCTCATGATGAAATTGTTTCGGTTCTTTTGAGAGATGTTGAAGATTTGAATGCTTCTGCAATAGCAACAAAATCTTCTTACTTTTACGGTAAATTGATTGCTAGGGCTGCTAGGTTAGCATTGATAGCTGAAGAGGTTTGTTTCCTTGATGTGATTCCGAAAATAAGAAAGTTTTTGAAGGAAACCATTGAGCCTTGGCTTGATGGAACTTTTAATGGAAATGGATTTCTCTATGATAAAAAATGGGGAGGTATTATAACCAAACAAGGCTCTACTGATACCGGTGCTGATTTCGGGTTCGGTATTTATAATGATCACCATTATCATTTAGGATACTTTCTCTATGGAATTGCGGTGCTTGCAAAGATTGATCCAATTTGGGGTAGAAAGTATAAGCCTCAAGCTTATTCACTCATGGCAGATTTTATGACCTTGAGTAGAAATCCGAACTCGAGTTACGCACGTTTAAGGTGTTTCGATCTTTTTAAATTGCATTCATGGGCTGGAGGGTTAACCGAGTTTGGAGATGGAAGAAATCAAGAGAGTACTAGTGAAGCTGTGAATGCGTATTATTCAGCAGCTTTGATGGGTTTGGCGTACGGTGACACTCATCTCGTTGCAGTAGGATCGACACTTACATCATTGGAAATTCATGCAGCTCAAACGTGGTGGCATGTAAAAAGCGGAGATAATGTTTACGACGAAGATTTTGAGAAAGAGAATAAGGTAGTTGGTGTTCTTTGGGCTAACAAGAGAGACAGTGGACTGTGGTTTGCTCCTGCTGCATGGAAAGAGTGTAGGCTCGGGATTCAACTCTTACCGTTGCTTCCTATTTCTGAAATCCTGTTTTCAAATGTCGATTTTGTGAGGGAACTTGTGGAGTGGACATTGCCTGCTTTGACAAGAGAAGGTGTTGGAGAAGGGTGGAAAGGTTTTGTGTATGCATTGCAAGGAATTTATGATAATGAAAGTGGATTGCAGAAGATAAGAAGTTTGAATGGTTTTGACGATGGAAACTCATTGACGAATCTCTTATGGTGGATTCATAGTAGAGGTAATGAAGATGAGGAGTTTGGTCATCATGGAAAACATTGCTGGTTTGGTCATTACTGTCATTAG
- the LOC131647376 gene encoding ascus wall glucan endo-1,3-beta-D-glucosidase-like yields the protein MLKKLGKTFKGKQRLRPRPTLLPPPPPPPPPPPPPPPPPPPPPPPPPPPPPPPPPQQPPPPPPPPPPPPPKQPTNTPFRFPQVNSTVLPDPSNFFSPNLLSSPLPTNSFFQNFVLKNGDTPEYIHPYLIKSSNSSLSLSYPSCTSNSSFIAQIFNPDITISASTKTNQDSHQNHVISSFSDLSVTLDIPSSNLRFFLVRGSPFVTASVTGKTPLSITTIHSILSFSSNNSLTKHTLKLDNDQTWLIYTSSPSTFNHSLSEITSESYSGIIRMAVLPDSDPKYEVILNRFSSCYPTSGNATFTKPFCVEYKWEKKGWGELLILAHPVHLQLLTTGDDCDVTVLHDLKYRSIDGELVGVVGDSWQLKTHPVSVTWHSTKGIKEEFYEEICSALSNDVDALSPLGTATTTSCYFYGKLIARTARLALIAEEVNDLDSIPAINKSLKEMTEPWLNGTFNGNGFLYDGKWGGIVTKQSSTDSGADFGFGIYSDHHYNLGYFLYGIAVLAKIDPSWGRKYKPQAYSLMADFMNLGRRSSSNSNYTRLRCFDLYKFHSWAGGLIEFADGRNQESTSEAVNAYYAAALMGMAYGDTQLISTGSTLAALEIHAAQMWWHVKGGDKLYVEEFSKENKVVSVVWSNKRDSGLWFAPSQWRECRLGIQVLPLLPITEALFSDVGYVKELVEWTLPNLNRKGVSEGWKGFIYAMEGTYDKESALLKVRGLKGFDDGNSMSNLLWWIHSRGYGEEEEFDHGKHCWFGHYCH from the coding sequence ATGCTGAAAAAACTTGGCAAAACTTTCAAAGGAAAACAACGGCTAAGACCAAGACCAACCCTTCTacctccacctccacctccacctcctcctcctcctccaccaccacctccacctccacctccacctccaccaccacctcctcctcctccaccaccaccaccacaacaaccacctcctccacctccacctccaccgCCTCCTCCTCCAAAGCAACCAACAAATACTCCTTTTCGCTTTCCTCAAGTCAACTCCACTGTTCTGCCTGACCCCTCAAACTTTTTCTCTCCAAACCTTCTCTCGTCACCACTCCCTACAAACTCTTTCTTCCAAAACTTTGTTCTGAAAAATGGAGACACGCCTGAGTATATTCACCCTTACCTCATCAAATCCTCAAACTCCTCCCTCTCCCTCTCTTATCCTTCTTGCACCTCCAACTCTTCTTTCATAGCCCAAATATTCAACCCTGATATAACCATTTCCGCCTCCACGAAAACCAACCAAGATTCACATCAAAACCATGTGATCTCCTCCTTTAGTGATCTCAGTGTCACTTTGGACATTCCCTCGTCTAATCTACGATTCTTCCTTGTAAGAGGAAGCCCTTTCGTGACAGCATCAGTGACCGGTAAAACGCCACTTTCCATCACCACCATTCATTCCATCCTTTCATTCTCGTCTAATAACTCCCTAACCAAGCACACCTTGAAACTCGACAATGACCAAACATGGCTCATATACACATCCTCCCCAAGTACATTCAATCATAGTCTTTCTGAGATTACCTCCGAAAGCTATTCTGGCATAATAAGGATGGCAGTATTGCCTGATTCTGATCCTAAGTACGAGGTAATCCTAAACCGGTTCAGTTCTTGTTACCCTACTTCTGGTAATGCAACATTCACCAAACCATTCTGCGTTGAATATAAATGGGAGAAGAAaggttggggagagttgttaatcCTTGCTCATCCAGTTCATCTTCAACTTTTAACTACAGGTGATGATTGTGATGTAACTGTGCTTCATGATTTGAAGTATAGAAGCATCGACGGCGAGCTCGTTGGTGTTGTTGGAGACTCATGGCAATTGAAAACTCATCCTGTTTCTGTTACATGGCATTCAACCAAAGGTATCAAAGAAGAATTCTATGAGGAAATTTGCTCAGCACTTTCAAACGACGTGGATGCTTTAAGTCCCTTAGGAACAGCCACAACGACATCATGCTACTTTTATGGAAAATTGATAGCACGAACAGCAAGGTTGGCATTGATAGCTGAAGAAGTGAATGACCTTGATTCCATACCGGCTATCAATAAGTCCTTAAAAGAAATGACCGAGCCATGGTTGAACGGAACTTTTAATGGAAATGGTTTTCTCTATGATGGTAAATGGGGAGGAATTGTTACCAAACAAAGTTCAACTGATTCCGGTGCAGATTTTGGATTTGGCATTTACAGCGATCATCATTATAATTTAGGATACTTTCTCTACGGAATCGCAGTGCTTGCTAAGATTGATCCGTCTTGGGGAAGAAAATATAAACCTCAAGCCTATTCACTTATGGCAGATTTCATGAACTTAGGTAGAAGATCATCATCAAACTCAAATTATACGCGTTTAAGATGTTTCGATCTCTACAAGTTTCATTCTTGGGCTGGAGGGTTAATCGAATTCGCAGACGGAAGAAACCAAGAGAGTACTAGTGAAGCTGTGAATGCATACTATGCCGCAGCATTGATGGGAATGGCGTACGGTGACACACAACTCATCTCAACCGGATCAACACTTGCAGCGCTTGAAATCCATGCAGCTCAAATGTGGTGGCATGTGAAAGGAGGAGATAAACTGTATGTTGAAGAATTTTCCAAAGAGAACAAAGTGGTGAGTGTTGTTTGGTCTAATAAGAGAGATAGTGGACTATGGTTTGCACCTTCTCAATGGAGAGAATGTAGGCTTGGCATTCAGGTTTTACCGCTGTTGCCGATTACGGAGGCATTGTTCTCTGATGTTGGTTATGTGAAGGAGCTTGTGGAGTGGACATTGCCTAATTTGAATAGGAAAGGTGTTAGTGAAGGGTGGAAAGGTTTTATATATGCTATGGAAGGGACTTATGATAAAGAAAGTGCATTGCTAAAGGTGAGAGGATTGAAAGGTTTTGATGATGGTAATTCAATGAGTAATTTGTTGTGGTGGATTCATAGTAGAGGTTATGGTGAGGAGGAGGAGTTTGATCATGGAAAACACTGCTGGTTTGGCCATTATTGCCATTAA
- the LOC131652907 gene encoding pentatricopeptide repeat-containing protein At3g13880-like: MFLPNYHTYGTSMSHLPKLNPFKHPFPSITKSFSLNPVHFSLKKPGSLPFSSTTGILSFCAATKNLRLGKTIHASILINGFSKPALNSLINMYSKCNRIETARYLFESSHNHLLDDVSWNSIINGYVRLSSKTSCSEAFKLLVRMHRFGFGFSDYTLSSVLTACCYVDDSFFGKLIHGFGIKLALDLNVVVGTGLVDMYAKTGCLSDAVRVFERFDWKNDFMYNAMIAGFLHDKSGVCYGNAREALGVFREMRREGLKCSKFTFSSIVKACVGVGDFEVGRQIHGQVFKHGLQVDEFVCSSLVELYSFFGSIGDGLRCFEMTRKLDVVLWTSVIAGCVRNGRFENALSLFYRFLANGRKLDEFIVSCVIGACADMAAARTGEQIQGYALKFGVANFTIVKNSQICMYTKAGDIDSARITFQETENPDVVSWSVLICSYAQHGLTNEALRLFESMTISGIEPNQVTLLGVLTACSHRGFVHEGLRYYKTMKKDYGIAANVKHGACIVDLLGRAGRLEEAQRFIMDSGFEDDPVLWRALLGACKIHKDTDMGKCIADRVIELEPHEAASYVLLYNIYNDVGEKKHALEVRKLMQDRGIKKEPGISWIEVGNTVHTFLVDDRSHPMSELIYSRLGEMLVKIKKISFHDEKLPLGISETKQSGAIKMNHHSEKLAVTFGFISLPKSAPVRVMKNLRVCSDCHTTMKHISNVEKREIVLRDSIRFHHFKDGLCSCKDYW, from the coding sequence ATGTTCCTTCCAAACTATCACACGTACGGTACATCCATGTCCCATCTCCCCAAACTCAACCCTTTCAAACACCCCTTTCCCTCTATCACCAAATCCTTCTCGTTGAACCCGGTCCACTTCTCCCTCAAAAAACCCGGTTCACTCCCATTCTCCTCAACAACCGGAATTCTATCCTTCTGCGCCGCCACTAAAAACCTCCGTTTAGGAAAAACAATTCACGCTTCAATCCTCATCAATGGATTCAGCAAACCCGCTCTCAATTCCCTCATCAACATGTACTCCAAATGTAACCGAATCGAAACCGCGAGGTATTTGTTTGAGTCTTCTCATAATCATTTACTGGATGATGTTTCTTGGAATTCAATTATTAATGGTTATGTTAGGTTAAGTAGTAAGACTAGTTGTAGTGAGGCTTTTAAGCTTTTAGTTAGAATGCATCGATTTGGATTTGGTTTTAGCGATTATACTTTGAGTAGTGTGCTTACCGCTTGTTGTTATGTTGATGATAGTTTTTTTGGGAAATTGATTCATGGATTTGGAATTAAGCTTGCTTTGGATTTGAATGTTGTGGTTGGAACTGGTTTAGTTGATATGTATGCCAAAACCGGATGTTTATCGGATGCTGTTAGGGTTTTTGAGAGGTTTGATTGGAAGAATGATTTTATGTATAATGCTATGATTGCTGGGTTTTTGCATGACAAGAGTGGTGTGTGTTATGGAAATGCACGGGAAGCGCTTGGTGTTTTTAGGGAGATGAGGAGGGAGGGATTGAAGTGTTCGAAGTTTACGTTCTCGAGTATTGTGAAGGCGTGTGTTGGTGTTGGAGATTTTGAGGTTGGGAGACAGATTCATGGTCAGGTTTTTAAGCATGGTCTACAGGTTGATGAGTTTGTTTGCAGTTCGTTGGTGGAGTTGTACTCGTTTTTTGGTTCAATTGGAGATGGATTGAGGTGTTTTGAGATGACGCGTAAATTAGATGTTGTCTTGTGGACGTCGGTGATTGCAGGCTGTGTTCGGAATGGACGGTTTGAAAATGCTTTGTCTTTGTTCTATCGATTTTTGGCTAACGGGAGAAAATTGGATGAGTTCATTGTATCATGTGTGATTGGTGCTTGTGCCGATATGGCTGCCGCAAGGACTGGAGAGCAGATCCAGGGTTATGCATTGAAATTTGGTGTTGCAAATTTTACCATTGTTAAAAACTCACAGATTTGCATGTATACTAAGGCTGGGGACATAGATTCCGCTCGGATCACCTTTCAAGAGACAGAAAATCCTGATGTGGTGTCATGGTCTGTGTTGATTTGCAGCTATGCACAACATGGTTTAACTAACGAAGCTCTTAGACTTTTTGAGTCGATGACTATCTCTGGGATTGAGCCGAACCAGGTCACATTACTTGGAGTCCTAACTGCTTGTAGCCATAGAGGTTTCGTTCACGAAGGATTAAGGTACTACAAAACCATGAAGAAAGATTATGGCATTGCTGCTAATGTAAAGCACGGTGCTTGCATTGTTGACCTCTTAGGCCGTGCTGGAAGGCTAGAGGAAGCTCAGAGATTTATTATGGATTCCGGTTTTGAGGATGACCCAGTATTGTGGCGGGCCTTGCTCGGTGCTTGCAAGATCCATAAGGATACTGACATGGGAAAGTGTATTGCTGACAGAGTAATAGAGCTTGAACCTCATGAAGCAGCGTCTTATGTGCTTCTTTACAACATCTATAATGATGTGGGGGAAAAGAAACATGCTTTAGAGGTTCGGAAGCTCATGCAAGATCGAGGAATTAAAAAGGAACCTGGTATAAGTTGGATTGAGGTAGGAAATACAGTTCATACGTTTTTGGTGGATGATCGTTCTCATCCAATGAGTGAACTGATTTATTCAAGGTTGGGAGAAATGTTGGTAAAGATAAAGAAAATTAGCTTCCACGATGAGAAGCTTCCTTTGGGCATCTCTGAAACAAAACAAAGTGGTGCCATCAAAATGAACCACCATAGTGAAAAGTTAGCCGTAACTTTCGGATTTATATCTTTACCAAAATCAGCACCAGTGAGGGTGATGAAGAACTTGAGGGTTTGCTCTGATTGCCATACAACAATGAAACACATCTCCAATGTGGAGAAGAGAGAAATAGTTCTTCGAGATTCTATTCGTTTCCATCATTTCAAAGACGGTTTATGTTCTTGTAAAGATTATTGGTAA